One window of Acidobacteriota bacterium genomic DNA carries:
- a CDS encoding NAD(P)-dependent alcohol dehydrogenase, giving the protein MSNLVRAYAAAEPRGKFDRFDFDAGELGSEQVEIQVHSCGICHSDLSMLNNDWGITQYPFVGGHEAVGEIVAVGSYAKGVAVGDKVGLGWNSGSCNCCDQCLNGYQINCRKLEQTIVARHGGFAERLRCNWEWAVKLPDALDLSKAGPLFCGGITVFNPFVQLGIKPTDKVGVVGIGGLGHLALQFADKWGCEVTAFTSNASKTEELKKLGADFVVGTRDDEALASLAGKFDMILVTVNVSLNWDLYFNALAPKGILHVVGAVLEPIPVGAFSLIMNQKSLSGTATGSPGVVAKMLEFCARHKIETVTEKFPMSRINEAFEHLESGKARYRIVLENDFN; this is encoded by the coding sequence ATGAGCAACTTGGTACGGGCATATGCGGCCGCGGAACCGCGAGGGAAGTTTGATCGTTTTGATTTCGACGCCGGGGAACTCGGCTCCGAACAGGTCGAGATCCAAGTGCATTCGTGCGGGATCTGCCATTCCGATCTGTCGATGCTGAACAACGATTGGGGAATCACGCAGTATCCGTTTGTCGGCGGTCACGAAGCCGTCGGAGAGATCGTCGCCGTCGGCAGCTATGCAAAAGGCGTCGCGGTCGGCGACAAGGTCGGTCTTGGGTGGAATTCCGGAAGTTGCAATTGCTGCGATCAATGCCTGAACGGCTATCAGATCAACTGCCGCAAACTGGAACAGACGATCGTCGCGCGTCACGGTGGATTCGCCGAACGCCTGCGATGCAACTGGGAATGGGCAGTGAAACTGCCTGACGCTCTCGATCTGTCAAAGGCCGGACCGCTGTTCTGCGGCGGAATCACAGTGTTCAACCCTTTCGTTCAACTCGGCATTAAACCGACGGACAAGGTCGGCGTCGTCGGAATCGGCGGTCTGGGACATCTCGCGCTGCAGTTCGCGGACAAATGGGGTTGCGAGGTTACGGCGTTCACATCCAACGCCTCGAAAACCGAAGAACTCAAAAAGCTCGGGGCGGACTTTGTCGTCGGCACTCGCGACGATGAAGCGCTTGCGTCGCTCGCGGGCAAATTCGATATGATCCTCGTGACTGTCAATGTTTCGCTGAACTGGGATCTTTATTTCAACGCGCTCGCGCCAAAAGGCATCCTGCACGTCGTCGGTGCGGTCCTCGAACCGATACCGGTCGGAGCATTTTCGCTCATAATGAACCAAAAAAGTCTGAGCGGAACGGCGACCGGTAGTCCCGGCGTGGTCGCCAAAATGCTTGAATTCTGCGCGCGCCACAAGATCGAGACGGTCACCGAAAAATTCCCTATGTCGCGCATCAACGAAGCGTTCGAACATCTCGAAAGCGGCAAGGCACGCTATCGGATCGTGCTCGAGAACGACTTCAATTAG
- the trxA gene encoding thioredoxin encodes MGNFTNAISDSNFQTDVLGSDQPVLVDFWAEWCGPCRVIAPTVDAVAEQFEGKAKVFKMDVDENINVPQRYGIRGIPTLILFKNGEEQERYVGGNISREKLAEMVGKYV; translated from the coding sequence ATGGGAAATTTTACAAATGCAATTAGCGATTCGAACTTTCAAACGGATGTTTTGGGTTCGGATCAGCCGGTCTTGGTCGACTTTTGGGCTGAATGGTGCGGTCCGTGCCGCGTCATCGCACCGACGGTAGATGCGGTCGCCGAACAGTTTGAGGGCAAGGCTAAGGTCTTCAAGATGGACGTTGACGAGAACATCAACGTTCCGCAGCGTTACGGAATCCGCGGAATCCCGACGCTGATCCTTTTCAAGAACGGCGAAGAGCAGGAACGCTACGTCGGCGGCAACATCAGCCGCGAGAAACTCGCCGAAATGGTTGGAAAATACGTCTAG
- a CDS encoding NADPH:quinone reductase produces the protein MKAIVVSEFGPPEVMKLTNVDTPKVGDSQILVRVEAAGVNPVDTYIRSGLHAIRPTLPFTPGKDGAGIVEAVGAAVVDFKPGDRVYLAGAVTGTYAEFALCEASQVHALPDNVDFDEGAGVFVPYATAWRGLFEKANARPGETVLIHGASGGVGIAAIQWAKHAGLTVLGTASSEEGKSLAKQQGADFVFDHTSESYLDEILAATGGKGVDIVLEMLANVNLVKDFEVLRMFGRIVVIGNRGSLDFNPRLTMGKDASILGLSLFNAKPETMSAIHVAIYEGLQKGYLKPVVGKRLKLDDAAQAHHDVIEHKAFGKIVLVN, from the coding sequence ATGAAAGCAATTGTTGTTTCGGAATTTGGTCCTCCCGAGGTGATGAAGCTTACGAACGTCGACACTCCGAAGGTCGGCGACTCGCAGATTCTCGTTCGTGTCGAGGCCGCCGGTGTAAATCCGGTCGATACGTACATCCGCTCGGGCCTTCACGCGATACGGCCGACGTTGCCGTTCACGCCGGGAAAAGACGGCGCCGGGATCGTCGAAGCGGTCGGTGCGGCGGTCGTGGACTTCAAACCCGGTGATCGCGTATATCTCGCCGGCGCGGTGACGGGAACATACGCGGAATTCGCATTGTGCGAAGCGTCACAGGTTCACGCCTTGCCGGACAACGTCGATTTCGATGAGGGCGCGGGTGTTTTCGTCCCGTACGCAACCGCTTGGCGCGGATTGTTTGAAAAGGCAAATGCCCGTCCGGGCGAGACCGTTTTGATTCACGGAGCGTCGGGCGGAGTCGGCATCGCGGCGATTCAGTGGGCGAAACACGCGGGCTTGACGGTCCTCGGGACGGCGAGTTCGGAGGAAGGCAAGAGCCTCGCGAAACAGCAGGGAGCCGACTTCGTCTTCGATCACACAAGCGAGAGTTATCTCGATGAGATTCTCGCGGCCACCGGCGGCAAAGGTGTCGACATTGTTCTCGAAATGCTTGCTAACGTCAATCTGGTCAAGGACTTCGAAGTCTTGAGAATGTTCGGCCGGATCGTCGTTATCGGAAACCGCGGAAGCCTCGACTTCAACCCGCGCCTGACGATGGGCAAAGACGCGAGCATTCTCGGACTCTCGTTGTTCAACGCCAAGCCGGAAACGATGTCAGCGATCCACGTCGCGATCTACGAGGGTCTGCAAAAGGGATATCTGAAGCCGGTCGTCGGCAAACGCCTGAAACTCGATGACGCAGCGCAGGCGCATCACGATGTAATCGAACACAAGGCCTTCGGGAAGATCGTCCTTGTTAACTGA